From the genome of Eucalyptus grandis isolate ANBG69807.140 chromosome 2, ASM1654582v1, whole genome shotgun sequence, one region includes:
- the LOC104432777 gene encoding LOW QUALITY PROTEIN: exocyst complex component EXO70H1 (The sequence of the model RefSeq protein was modified relative to this genomic sequence to represent the inferred CDS: substituted 1 base at 1 genomic stop codon) — protein MRSPFVNPSPSPSRSPLRFTPASSPMRHTLSESLVKENIDRAESLIAKWDLSRHSPSSSSSSLYRDCRPEAKQFLKSVRDLQAAMHFFVKQDSASDKLVRPQSLMQTAMKRLEKEFYLILSTNRQYLDHESVSARSSSVSEGYEDDSEDDLNFAGDGSESAGTPERTSSSATVMADLKAIANCMISSGYGKECVKVYKIVRKSVVDEALYLLGLDRTLTHSQIQKMDSEALEKRIKCWLRSVKFAVNTVFYGERILCDHVFASSLPIRESCFGEITRENAVALFGFAESVGKCKKSPEXMFRSLDLYEAIANLWPEIESIFSYDSSSAVRSQAVNALVRLGDAARLMLADFEVAIQKDASKAAVPGGGVHPLTRYVMNYLNLLADYSEILSDIVADWPVEAAVSDLGSDTSPISARLAWLVLVLLCKINAKAERYKDVALSYLFLANNLQYVVVKARQSRLRYLLGEEWVAKQEAKVKQYAANYEKMGWSKVLASLPEARPAAEMPVDHAKDTFRRFNAAFEETYKKQTGWVVADPKLRNEMKVSLAKKLLPRYREFYEKHAAPLRRDTFREGIVRFAPDDLGNYLSDLFHGPEGSGSFSSGHSSSTGSSKKGRSH, from the coding sequence ATGAGGAGTCCCTTCGTCAATCCCTCACCTTCCCCTTCCCGCTCTCCTCTCAGATTCACCCCAGCCTCCTCCCCCATGCGACACACCTTGTCCGAGTCCCTCGTCAAGGAGAACATCGACAGAGCCGAGTCCCTCATCGCCAAGTGGGACCTTTCCCGCcactccccctcctcctcctcctcctccctctacCGCGACTGCCGCCCGGAGGCCAAGCAGTTCCTCAAGTCCGTCAGGGACTTGCAGGCCGCCATGCACTTCTTCGTCAAGCAGGACTCCGCCTCCGACAAGCTCGTCCGCCCCCAGTCCCTCATGCAGACCGCCATGAAGCGGCTCGAGAAGGAGTTCTACCTCATCCTCTCCACCAACCGCCAGTACCTGGACCACGAGTCGGTCTCGGCCCGCTCCTCGAGCGTCTCCGAGGGCTACGAAGATGATTCGGAAGACGACCTGAACTTCGCCGGCGACGGGTCGGAGTCGGCGGGGACGCCGGAGAGGACGTCGTCGTCGGCGACGGTGATGGCGGACTTGAAGGCCATCGCCAATTGCATGATCTCTTCGGGCTACGGCAAAGAGTGCGTCAAGGTGTACAAGATCGTTCGGAAGTCGGTGGTGGACGAGGCTCTGTACCTCCTCGGGCTAGACCGGACGCTGACTCACTCGCAGATACAGAAGATGGACTCGGAGGCTCTGGAGAAGAGGATCAAGTGCTGGCTGCGATCGGTCAAATTCGCGGTGAACACGGTGTTCTACGGGGAGCGAATCCTGTGCGACCACGTGTTCGCTTCCTCGCTCCCCATCCGAGAGTCCTGCTTCGGCGAGATCACGCGCGAGAACGCGGTCGCCCTGTTTGGTTTCGCGGAGAGCGTGGGCAAGTGCAAGAAATCCCCGGAGTAGATGTTCCGCTCGCTCGACTTGTACGAGGCCATCGCCAACCTCTGGCCCGAGATCGAGTCCATCTTCTCGTACGACTCGTCCTCCGCCGTCCGATCCCAGGCCGTCAACGCCCTCGTGAGGCTCGGCGACGCCGCGCGCCTGATGCTCGCCGACTTCGAGGTGGCCATCCAGAAGGACGCCTCCAAGGCCGCCGTCCCCGGCGGCGGGGTCCACCCGCTCACGCGCTACGTCATGAACTACCTCAACCTCCTCGCCGACTACAGCGAGATCCTCAGCGACATAGTCGCCGACTGGCCAGTCGAGGCCGCCGTTTCCGACCTCGGCAGCGACACGTCGCCCATCTCGGCGCGGCTCGCGTGGCTCGTGCTCGTGTTGCTGTGCAAGATTAACGCGAAGGCCGAGCGGTACAAGGACGTGGCTCTGTCGTACCTGTTCTTGGCCAACAACCTCCAGTACGTCGTCGTCAAGGCCCGGCAGTCGAGGCTCCGGTACCTGCTCGGGGAGGAATGGGTGGCGAAGCAAGAGGCGAAGGTGAAGCAGTACGCTGCGAACTACGAGAAGATGGGGTGGAGCAAGGTGCTGGCCTCGCTGCCGGAGGCTCGACCGGCGGCGGAGATGCCGGTGGACCACGCGAAGGACACCTTCCGCAGGTTCAACGCGGCCTTCGAGGAAACGTACAAGAAGCAGACCGGGTGGGTCGTGGCCGACCCGAAACTGAGGAACGAGATGAAGGTGTCGCTCGCGAAGAAGCTGCTGCCGAGATATCGCGAGTTCTACGAGAAGCACGCGGCGCCGCTGAGGAGGGACACTTTCAGGGAGGGGATTGTCAGGTTTGCCCCCGACGATTTGGGGAATTACCTCTCGGACCTATTTCACGGGCCCGAGGGCTCGGGGAGCTTTTCGTCCGGGCACTCGTCCTCGACGGGCTCGTCGAAGAAAGGGCGGAGTCATTGA